DNA sequence from the Armigeres subalbatus isolate Guangzhou_Male chromosome 1, GZ_Asu_2, whole genome shotgun sequence genome:
ttcaataaattagacGATTGCATTGCATTTTATAGACGATAATATGCAATCAAAATTTCATAATCCTACTTAAAATTGcctgacatttttttcattgatttatcgCTTGACTGATTACGCCCCCAATTGTAATTCTTACTACTGAtgccaaattataaatgaaccaattACGCCAAAAGTGCTGACATTAAGTTTGACATCAAGAGGTgccatcatctcaattcgttgaaTAATCCATGTCAGTTCTTGGACGAAGATATTCAAAGAAGATAATCTTCATTCCTTTTATGCTATCTTCACCAGAAAACGTGAACAATACCGTCCAAAACTAATTAACCTTCATCCATTAGATTCCATCGTTTCAGGTGCTCGATTCCATCAGACACAAATACGACCAAACACGCCTCAAATCCAACGAACAGTCTACTCGCCGACGCGGCCGCACCGAAGATCATTCATCGCTTTATTGCTCTTCACCGACTCCCCCACATGTGCTACAGCAACAGTCATGAAAACGTGGCCGTAGGTAATGGTTGCCCATAACAGTAGCtgtttgctgcagaaaacaacaGCTCAGTCAGCCGTCCGTATCGCAGCACAGCGGGGTTGCACAATGTCGAGCAGCTTCACCTGCACCGCTAGCACCTTCAATTCGGCGTGGGAAGTCTTCAAACTGAGGTTGCACTTTTGAAACTGTCCCAAGCAACCGGCAAACAACCGATGGAGCGGCAATTTGTGTAAGAAGGGCGGAATCAGTGCGTGAACAACTACGCTATTAGACTACAGTGGACTGGCGACCTTGGGTGCGTTTCGCCGAAGAGAATATGGCTGCCACCGAGATTGAAATTCCTTCTACTGCACCGCCGTCGGCAATGGCTCTGGCGGTGGTCGGAGCTGCCGACGAGGGAAAAGAACTGAACGGGATCGTGTTCGAATCCTTTAGCCACACCGGAACCATCCTGAAGGGACTGAACGAACTGCGCCTGAAGGGGGTGTTGGTGGATGTGACGCTGCGCACCGATGGGAAGGTTTTCCGGGTGAGTAGCGGCGGTAACGGAAATTGAACCAGTCCGCTCGGTGTGCGTGTTTTGGCTTTTGAAGGGCCTTTGTGCACGTTTTCATTGTGAGAAGCTTTGAGTTAATGAGATcgtatatttttaaattcaaacgACATTGCGCCCTTTTCCACGGTAGCCAATTGTTTTTAAACTGCTTAGGTTGGTCATTATGATTCATAATTCCTTTTCCTTTGCCATTAATTTCAATATCATGGAGTAATACTTTCCATTGTTCCATTCAAAACTATTAGTACAAGCTTTGCATAACATCAAATAATGTCGTGATATCTATCTTGATGCTTCATTAGTCTGTTAGAAGTTTGGACGATTTGACGATTCGAAAAAAGTGGataaggaaatttaaaaaaaaatgctttgacattcaaatgaatttcccggaagtatatcaaattaattttcaaaagaatacaAAATAAGTTTCCCGAGGGACAATAAAATCTAAGTTCCCGAAGGGACAGGATATAATACATGGATAGGAATGATTAAACAATgattcttttttcttatttccttCCCTCAGGCCCACCGAGCGGTCCTATCCGCGTGCAGCGAATATTTCAGGGCGATGTTTTCCGACCATACTCGCGAGTCTCGTCTCAGTGAAATCAATCTGCACAACATTTCTCCGCTGGGAATTGAACTACTCTTGGACTACATCTACACCAGCAAGCTGTCCCTGAATCTTGCCAACATTCAGGAGGTGCTTTCGGCTGCAAGTTACATCCAGTTGGAGTCAGTGGTGGAGGCATGCCTAAACTACCTGGATCAGCAGCTCGATCTGGACAACTACATCGACGTGCTGATCATCTCGGAGATGTACTCGCTGAAACGGTTGAACCACAAAGTGTACCGCTTCATCTGTCACCATTTGAATGTGATTTCAAAGTCGGCGGAATTCTTCCGGCTTAGCGAGCGGCAGATTGAGCTGATCCTTGCCGGTGACTACCCGGTGACCTGCACGGAGATTGAAGTATTAGGAATTCTGCTGCGGTGGATTCAGGTGAACTGCGACGAACCGGACTCAACTGCTACCGCTACAACCAACGCCACCAACTATCGACAATTGATCCGGAATAACATACGATTTATGGACATATCGCTTCAGGAGCTGTACAATCTGCTCtgctcggaggaattccagtttCAATGGATTGATAGGTGAGTTGTTTTTCCCGCATCACATTAGAATAACTGCCAGAAAAAAGCTTGGGAGACATTCTTCAGAATCTTTTACATTTGTTACTCTTCCCCAAATTTCGTTCTCCCTTCTACAGATTCGAACTGTACGATTTCATCATGAAGATCGGCGAGCAACGGTGCATCAAGTATAAGATCTCTCCGCTGAACAAAATTCAAAACTACCGGGGCCTGGAGTTGGCCATCATCAAGATCGGCGGTTTCGACCTGTCCGGCATTACCAATGAGATTACCTACTGCTTTCCAGGAGACGGTGGACAACCGTCTCCCGCCGGGAAGATCAAATTAAGCAGGAACCACTCAAATCCGGAGAGCGCCACAAGTGCAAGCACTCCCCCCTCCGATACGGTCCCAATCCGAATCATTGATAAAACAAAACGAAAAGCCTTAAAGCTGAACGGCAAATGGCGCTATCTGACGACGATTCCGCACATCAAGCAGAGCAATTTCGGCGTGGTGGTGCTGAACAACCATCTGTACGTGATCGGAGGCTGTTACGATATTTCACTGGAGGAGTACATCCACCCGTTCGGGTTCCGCTACTGTCCGATCAAGAACAAATGGGAAACAATTGCACCATTGCAGCAGGATCGATGCCGATTTTCGTTGAACGTAGTGGGACACAGCCTGATCGCGGTTGGCGGGAATAGTGAAATGGACGATGAGGGCGATAGATCGGCGTCGACTTGCGAGCAGTACGATCCCGTGACGGATAAGTGGACCTACATAGAGTCGTTGCCGGAGTATCGAACGCAGCACGCCGGAGCTGCTTTTGGGGCTACGTTGTTCGTTTCCGGGGGATTGGATTTGTACGGCTCGGTGTTGGACAGTTTGTGGAGCTACTGCAGTTTCAATGGGAAATGGGAAAAGTTACCGAATATGTTGCACCCACGAGCTGATCATGTCTTGTTCACGATCAACCGCAAGTTGTACGTTTGTGGAGGATGGTATGAAGTAAATGGGCAGCGTGTCTTAGCTGAAAGCATCGATTGTTACGACCTGTTCAGTAAAACGCCAGTTTGGCATCAGGTGACAACTATTCCTACTCCCAAGTGTCATGCGGGGATTGTGGCAGTCCAGGAAAAGATCTACATTATAGGAGGGTTTGGTTCGGACGACATCTTTCGGCTGACGGCTGCCACCGTTGAATGTTACGACGTTGTCGAAGACCAGTGGCATAATCTGAAGAAATATCCCAAGAACATTTGGGAGCACACTTGTGCAAATTTATACATTCCCAAATATAGGGACGACATGGAGGTGATCGATGACAACGGCGAAGATGAAGATTCTGAAGACGATGAAAACAGTGATAATGCTAGCAGTACTGCCATTTAAGGGGGAGTTTCTTTGCTCTCTGCAGTTTTAGACTTTGTAGGCTTAAGAAGCgattatttattaataaagCGTACATATTTATTGACTAAATTGTGGCTCATTTTATCCGACTGTTCAACCAAGCTTGATGTTCAATTATTcattccacattttttttcaccCACGTGTTGTAGATACCAGCTACGTCTGTCGATCCGCCGGTTGAATCAGCCGAAACTACTCTTTTTTtccttgagcaagggtaaacggaaatctgcatccagacacctgaggaggttaactcaggtagtgtggggatgggtatgtcatgtaactcttacccgaccagctagcaccaaaaccctttcgccagtcggTATCCCCGGCCCGCagttaagcaatacatcaggggggactattgagaacgctcacgcttATGCTAACGAGCTCGACGTTAAAACACACagcatcgacttcaagggtggtaacctcaccacccgtcgatcgcaagctatgatagtaacctagcggtccgtatcataatctcacgttggagacgagcaccccgacaacaaccaccgcgcatgaaccgcaatgacctctatatcttcatacggaggtccccgcagcccacccgcgacatgttggttgtcggggtgagcaaagtgttcactgcatcacaggtgcccttactgcactcgttggttttgttcaagacgtcACCACCGCTGcaatttcgacataatctgttgagatgctgtgttcaccgcattccatataacttCCCCCCGGGATCCTCTCGACGAGATTGTATCCATACCGCTAACAAGCAGCATGGCAGCATGTTCTACTTCGAATCGCGGGCAAGCGAACACCACATAGAGGACAGGTTCGCCAcctcatctcatagctcctatttctcCATCCcaagaaaaacaaagcaatggaaaggagattggtttgtttattatttttgtaatttttttcaacagtgagcacgcatgttgacaaaaagaagcgacgaatttggtgccgtatttctttgtatagcgatgagatggatatatgtacagtgagatggagaacggaacagttcccctactttgccgactctacctcacctacacattctggacactccgcagaatctgcgaagccaaacctgtgtaggattTTTTCAAAGCGACCATGTTTAGACAACACCTGTgctaggtggaagttgacctgaccaTGCTTTCTAccgacccagttggacacatcttaTAACCTTATAAAGATGAGAAACCATCCCACGAATAATCGAGTCATTCCAACTCAAAAGAGAGCCCATGTTTGACTTATCCTAGGGTTTTGTTGTAGTGTAGTGCGTGTGTTTTCGTCTATCCCACGGAGACGACTAGGCACATGACCGGAAAAAAAACTACCGGCACCTTACCGGCCACCCCGCTGCTTGACATGCCACTGACGAACTCGCACCACAATATCACCTTCTGCATGCTACTGCACTGATAATTTCCTccaaaaacattccaaatcttacccaaatgcaatccaaagctaagcggtgttgaacttcattACTTATAAGATTTGAGAACAACCTTATAAAGATGAGAAAATCCATgcttatccaaattcaatccatatgaaatccaatgcaaattcaatccaaatcaaattcaaagcaaattcaatccaaatctaattcaagtccaattcaaatcaaatccaatctaatctaatccaaactcaatccaattccaatccaaatacaatccaaatccaattcaaatccaatctaaattaaatccaaatccaatccaaacgtaatccaaatcaaatctaaatccaatccaaatccaatccaaagccaatccaaatccaatccaaatcccatctattttccgttggtcttccatacgctgcttgtagtttcacaaactacaaaacatttttcaagCCACCTTTCAGAAACGCCTTAAAGTTTTGTAACCCATAAGCCAATTCCACCGATCTTCCAGACGCGTGTTGTAttttttgcaaaccacaaaccaatttcttaCGGTCTCCCAGGCAAGGCTTTGATattcttcaaaccacaaaccattttccagcggtctttcagatgcgttaccacaaaccatttttcaacggtcttcgagacgcgtcttgtgattttgcaaaccacaaatcatattccgacggtcttcgagacgcgtcttgttatttagcaaaccacaaaccattttccgacggtcttcgagacgcgtcttgtgatttagcaaaccacaaaccattttccgacggtcttcgagacgcgtcttgtgatttagcaaaccacaaaccattttccggcggtcttcgagacgcttcttgtgatttagcaaaccacaaaccattttccgacggtcttcgaggcgcgccttgtgatttagcaaaccacaaaccattttccgacggtcttcgagacgcgtcttgtgattttgcaaaaacTTGAATTTAACTCACCacatgaaatcagcgacaggatcaaaaaatagactggcaggatcgccaaaatgtgtggccctaaatggccggaacaaagttatgacagcgactctccgtggatgcgtgtgcacgccgcggaggtctgactagaagaggaaaagtcatggcttgctgttcgccgattgacacgctgatgtgtgaatctattaacacacgctgaaggcattttactcaaaccccacagtgCTGATTGATGGGAAAGACACTTTATTTCAGTGGGTCAGAGGCCAAAACAAGGTCAGCACAACTTACAGGAATCACACCAAAATATCACACGGGGCAAGAGGTAACACTTAATTTATTCCGCGCGCGCGTGATCCACTCCTGAGCCGCGTGAGATGTACGATTGGATTTACTCCGACAGGATCGTACTTTGTGATTACGTGATGTCGCTTGATTACATTCGACTTGTTAAAAGTGTTCTGTTGTATCGTTGTTTTTGGGTGTGGTGATTTGACATGGCAACATTTAACTACAACCCCTTTGTTGATTGGTAAGGCTGAGAGCTCAACAAGATGCTCGATCCACGGAGCAATAGCCATCTGCCACATACATCAAGCAAAGGAGCAGGTTACAACCTCACGGATTTAACTGTACAGGTCCCTACCCTTATCCTCGtttgctgcaacccatggcggttatgctccaccacgacttccgtcttgtgatgtgcaaagGACAATCGCCTctagttgagccattcctccactttGCCAATCGcatatgaagccttcagttcgacttcgccgagagtgtctcctgttacctctagcattacgtcatccacgaagccttctattttccctagtagcacagttcagatcgatttggttgcagcaactccaatgtgactagattgggtcgcatatgagtcacagtgactgatatgtgacaagtgtgctactcgggattcACACCGGCTgggagacttaagcgtaatactccgtcgtacataatattccacagaaccggtccgaggatcgatccctgtggaacacccgcagacACTTTGATCGACTTTTTACCAGCATCCGTGTCGTATATCAGCACTTcattctgaaaataacttttcagtatcctgcacaggtaatccggaactctcaatcggtgcagggagtcagcaatagctgcccagctagcattgttagaCGCATTCTTTTCATCGAGTGTAATCAATgcacagtacctaatacctcgccTGTTCAAACcgctcgctatcttggccgtatcatACTGGTTGCTGGATAGGCCACCAtcacactctgtataagccaacaatctattcaggatgacctcctctagcagctttccagctgtgtcgagtaggcaaaatggtctgtatgccgaagggtcCCCCGGCTGCTTGCCGGGCTTCGGAagtagcaccaatttctgccgtttccatcgatctgggaagtttccttcgtccacgCAGCTCAGgcaggcagctcctgaacatatctggatcagCAAAAATATCGTGTCTAAGGAccaggtttggaatattatCCCGGCCTggtgccttattgagcttaagtttccTTGCAGCTACGAAGAGCTCCTcattagtcactagcggtatcacgtcgactgactcgtacggGGTAGCGGGCTAGTTCGATTATTCATGCCTCGGAAATAACCCTtcgactattttggccaacatctCCGGAGATTTCTCAGGTGGCGTGCTGTTAGCCCTTgccatcaccatcctgtatgcatctccccatagattgtcgtttgccatcctgcacagccgctCAAAGCAGAATCTCTTAATAATTTGATCttgtagttcagagctctgttTGCTGTCTGGAACACGCAGCATCTCTGGACCttttcagcgtctgttctggcacgtcGCAGCCTTCTTCTTGCTCGGAAACAGGTTCTACAAAAGTCTGCAATTGTGTCAGTCCACTAGTACGCAGTTTGCCGATTTCCGGGAggtttggtcctcctaggcatcgtcacatcgcatgcacgagttagtacatcgattaactcATCGCCACTTAATCTCGTTGTTCGCCTCTCCTATCGTAgtgattcctccaaaagttctgggttgaactgcgaggtgcgCCACCCTAGATTAGTTTTTCCTTGTGGTTGCGACAGGGGTATACCGGATCATGaacgaatttcctgatgatcgcTGGAGGTATGCCCCTCATGGACCTTCCAttctggctccaccgtccatcccgcgctgcagaaggtcacatcgaaTCACCGGTCGGtcccctgaacgttggcacttgtccttcgttcagcaggactacgttcaataccgctatCGACTCTAGCACggtatgacctctagcgtttgtggaccgggaccccagtccactgcccacgcattgaagtcgcctgctacaactaatggttttaagccagttagttTCGCTGCAAGAATGTCCACTACCCTAGTAAACTCCAcctgggaggacagtagcagctacaaaagtaaacaacgTTTAGCTTTGCtatgacgaaaccctcatcatcaggtgatgataatatctcctggatggggtaTCGCCCGCACGTCCAGATGGCCACCATCTGAGActtatccgcaatccaactgccgtttccagcagggatgcggtatggatcggacagcaaggctacagttgtagcagcagttgagccgccttgcagtggttcaggtttagctgtgttacctgcgtgtctggatccttctagaggccggacaggcctggaCACCGGTAAGGTGTTTGTTGTCTGTACCcgggggacagatcagacaccttggtgcagcctgacaggtgcgagcttggtggccttcagctccacacctacggcatagcttactgcgatcAGGTCCATTACAGTCACAAGACTTATGACCGTTGCCAAGACACCTGAAGCAGGTCTACTTAGCGGACATGCCGGCCAACCTACTTTCAGTTTAGCCCaatccattacctttttggcctcagcctgaggtacttggaatgaggcaacctgcattcccgcgtAGCTTTTGCGTAACCGAACCGCAGactcctggatctcgacattgcactgatctctcagggcgtcgaccaggtctctggcctcggttacttcatccaagcccttgcactggatgtttgAAACTTTGCTCCTCTGTCAACTTTTTGTACTCAGAACTTTTCTGAGCAGCATctcgcttcaagacgagaatcatctcgccttcccgcgtccttcggatgcagttgacatcccttCCTAGGCCAGTTTGTCGTTAACTCTCATGAAGAAGTGAAAGGAAGAAGTTGAAACGGATTTGGAATTGCGAGGAAGAAGGGCACTATAAGAGTGGGCAATGAGCActtatattaaaaataattatacacaagcaataataaaaaaatattcattccaGTTTTTGACCTGCTGCAAAGACCAGCTGCGACAAGAAGTTAATGAAAATCGGGTGTGACCGATGTGAGCATTGGTTGCTCCCGCGCTGCGTGAAAGTTACGGTGGCGCCAAAGAAGGACAAGAAATGGTTTTATTCGGAAGGTGTCTGCCAAGTCTGTTTAAAAAAGGTCCCAGAAGATTCGGATCGGGCAAGTATGAAGTCCAACGAGCTTCGATTACCGGCCTTGCCTTCGTCCGTGGAAAAAGGATCAAAGCCATAAATGCGGAGTCTGTTGCGCGAGAAGGAGTTGGAGATCAAGAATGCTTTAAAGGAACGGAGAATGGCACAAAGACGCGACCcgagacaagacataacacttatTGTTCTTACAATCGTCAAAGGAGTTAAAAATTACCTTTCGATCGACCGGTTTTGGGCGCGATGTCACTCATCTTCAGGACATTGTCCTGACTCCTGAAGATGGGTAACCCTTTGACGATTGTAAGAACAATAAGTGTTACGTTAGCACCAgtagggtgaaacgcctgtcatccgcggtacaatggcactctacccaacatcgtgtttggtacttctgtttttggtacccagtttctgggtggTATACCAGAATTCAGctgctcattttgggtgattggtttgtgcgcagttagtgctaattatcggcaattaacttGTCCTGGAAAAACCTTGTAATTAGTTCAGGTAtatcgagccttttgtgtttgtttggcttttttatgtcgaaaaatatcccgtcgatacttccgaagcTTTGTTACTATGAATTAAACGagatcaaaacaaaaacattgtacgtcATATTCAATGAATAGTGGGTAGGCGTCTGAGTCTTCTCTTCAGTCACCTGGTTAGCACatacaaaaattcttttaaagtGAACGGAGAATAGTCATGGACCGTGGGGTGCGAGAAAATGAGCTACAACAGGATCGAGAGCTTCGCGAGAAAGAGATTGAGTAGAAGAACCTTCACTTCCAAAGGGAGCTGCAGGAGAAGAAGGAACATCTAAGCCGCATTCAAAAGATGGATCAAGCCCATCAGGAACATATGTCGTCTGTGGAACCGAAGCTGAGGGAAGCGGAAACAGACAATGGCTGAAAGAAAACGGAAGTGGATCCGCGAGAAGCTTTTTCTGAAAGAGTCGACCTAGAAGGTTTTTCTGGAGAAGTCGACTAGCTAACGGAAGCAAGCCTGAAGCTGTATGCTCAGAAAACCAAAGACCTCGAAGAAAATCATTCAGGAAGAAGTGAAAGCGATGCGGAAAATGAAAGGGAAAGCAACGTGACAACCCCAAACGGACTGGGGCAGCCGCAACAAGAACCGAGCTAGGGTCAATTGGCCACTAGTAGCGGATTAACCAAGAAGCTTCCCAATTTCTCCGGCAAACCCG
Encoded proteins:
- the LOC134205775 gene encoding kelch-like protein 9 isoform X1, encoding MAATEIEIPSTAPPSAMALAVVGAADEGKELNGIVFESFSHTGTILKGLNELRLKGVLVDVTLRTDGKVFRAHRAVLSACSEYFRAMFSDHTRESRLSEINLHNISPLGIELLLDYIYTSKLSLNLANIQEVLSAASYIQLESVVEACLNYLDQQLDLDNYIDVLIISEMYSLKRLNHKVYRFICHHLNVISKSAEFFRLSERQIELILAGDYPVTCTEIEVLGILLRWIQVNCDEPDSTATATTNATNYRQLIRNNIRFMDISLQELYNLLCSEEFQFQWIDRFELYDFIMKIGEQRCIKYKISPLNKIQNYRGLELAIIKIGGFDLSGITNEITYCFPGDGGQPSPAGKIKLSRNHSNPESATSASTPPSDTVPIRIIDKTKRKALKLNGKWRYLTTIPHIKQSNFGVVVLNNHLYVIGGCYDISLEEYIHPFGFRYCPIKNKWETIAPLQQDRCRFSLNVVGHSLIAVGGNSEMDDEGDRSASTCEQYDPVTDKWTYIESLPEYRTQHAGAAFGATLFVSGGLDLYGSVLDSLWSYCSFNGKWEKLPNMLHPRADHVLFTINRKLYVCGGWYEVNGQRVLAESIDCYDLFSKTPVWHQVTTIPTPKCHAGIVAVQEKIYIIGGFGSDDIFRLTAATVECYDVVEDQWHNLKKYPKNIWEHTCANLYIPKYRDDMEVIDDNGEDEDSEDDENSDNASSTAI
- the LOC134205775 gene encoding kelch-like protein 9 isoform X2, with amino-acid sequence MFSDHTRESRLSEINLHNISPLGIELLLDYIYTSKLSLNLANIQEVLSAASYIQLESVVEACLNYLDQQLDLDNYIDVLIISEMYSLKRLNHKVYRFICHHLNVISKSAEFFRLSERQIELILAGDYPVTCTEIEVLGILLRWIQVNCDEPDSTATATTNATNYRQLIRNNIRFMDISLQELYNLLCSEEFQFQWIDRFELYDFIMKIGEQRCIKYKISPLNKIQNYRGLELAIIKIGGFDLSGITNEITYCFPGDGGQPSPAGKIKLSRNHSNPESATSASTPPSDTVPIRIIDKTKRKALKLNGKWRYLTTIPHIKQSNFGVVVLNNHLYVIGGCYDISLEEYIHPFGFRYCPIKNKWETIAPLQQDRCRFSLNVVGHSLIAVGGNSEMDDEGDRSASTCEQYDPVTDKWTYIESLPEYRTQHAGAAFGATLFVSGGLDLYGSVLDSLWSYCSFNGKWEKLPNMLHPRADHVLFTINRKLYVCGGWYEVNGQRVLAESIDCYDLFSKTPVWHQVTTIPTPKCHAGIVAVQEKIYIIGGFGSDDIFRLTAATVECYDVVEDQWHNLKKYPKNIWEHTCANLYIPKYRDDMEVIDDNGEDEDSEDDENSDNASSTAI